A portion of the Bactrocera neohumeralis isolate Rockhampton chromosome 2, APGP_CSIRO_Bneo_wtdbg2-racon-allhic-juicebox.fasta_v2, whole genome shotgun sequence genome contains these proteins:
- the LOC126758128 gene encoding protein yellow-like isoform X2, translated as MQSVAEQVKAPTDPQRNTNFKSEMYSSWFYLILLLIAIHDSQSAYGRGNQWSQYTQRPNFSRYKELKKVYEAKNLEFGFPSEEDRQKALRKELYIPDNPLPIDVDVYHPPSGEQPKIFVTIPRFGQGVPYSLAYLTNVVRPNGTELQPYPSYDWHKTHGDDCDGLTSVYRIQIDSCGKMWILDSGEIEFKQHCAPQLVVLDIATSKVVHRYRFPKGMFKPTISRFVTPYVDIADPAPKGACEEAFVYMADPTGTGFVVYDVQHERSWRVENKYTYPDPDFGTHTIAGESFELLDGTFGFAVTPRGLGLRRMLYLHSLSNDAQVAIPLDIVNDPTYWKSGINSALEHFVLLGKRGIQCAAPAMTAQGMFLCGHLEPIGLFGWDIRTPYTHQNRLLLAENPTTLQFISGLKVIRNLEGKEEVWMLSNRLQKGFSGTMNYDEINYRIAKCGVDELVFGRPC; from the exons ATGCAGTCAGTAGCTGAGCAAGTCAAGGCACCAACAGATCCACAACGcaacacaaattttaaaagtgaaat GTATTCAAGCTGGTTTTATCTCATACTGCTTTTGATCGCCATCCATGACAGTCAGAGCGCTTACGGACGCGGCAATCAATGGAGTCAATACACACAACGCCCCAACTTTTCGAGATACAAGGAGTTGAAAAAAGTGTACGAGGCAAAAAATTTGGAGTTCGGATTTCCCAGCGAAGAGGACAGACAAAAAGCTTTACGTAAAGAGCTCTACATACCAGACAATCCACTGCCCATAGATGTGGATGTCTACCATCCGC CAAGTGGCGAGCAACCGAAGATATTCGTGACAATACCACGTTTCGGCCAAGGCGTGCCCTACTCGCTGGCCTATCTAACGAATGTGGTGCGCCCCAATGGCACCGAACTGCAACCCTATCCAAGCTACGACTGGCATAAAACGCATGGCGATGACTGTGATGGGCTTACCTCGGTGTACCGGATACAG ATCGACTCGTGTGGCAAAATGTGGATATTGGATAGCggtgaaattgaatttaaacaACACTGCGCGCCACAACTAGTGGTACTGGATATAGCCACCTCGAAGGTCGTGCATCGCTATCGTTTTCCCAAGGGCATGTTCAAGCCGACAATAAGCCGTTTCGTCACACCATATGTCGACATTGCAGATCCCGCACCGAAGGGTGCATGCGAGGAAGCTTTCGTTTATATGGCCGATCCCACCGGTACCGGTTTTGTGGTGTACGATGTGCAACATGAACGTTCATGGCGTGTGGAAAACAAGTACACATACCCCGATCCAGACTTTGGTACGCACACCATAGCCGGTGAGAGCTTCGAACTTTTGGATGGTACATTCGGTTTCGCGGTAACACCACGCGGTTTGGGTTTGCGACGCATGTTGTACCTGCATTCGCTGTCGAATGATGCACAAGTAGCCATTCCCTTGGATATTGTGAACGATCCCACCTACTGGAAGAGCGGTATCAATTCAGCTTTGGAGCATTTCGTGTTGTTGGGCAAACGTGGCATACAATGTGCGGCACCAGCCATGACCGCGCAGGGCATGTTTCTATGTGGACACCTAGAACCGATCGGTCTTTTCGGCTGGGATATTCGTACACCGTATACACATCAAAATCGCTTGTTGTTGGCTGAGAATCCAACAACGCTGCAGTTTATCAGCGGCTTAAAGGTGATAAGGAATTTAGAGGGCAAAGAAGAGGTTTGGATGCTGTCTAATCGCTTACAGAAGGGCTTCTCCGGCACCATGAATTACGATGAGATTAATTATCGCATTGCCAAATGCGGTGTCGACGAGTTGGTGTTCGGCAGACCTTGCTAG
- the LOC126758128 gene encoding major royal jelly protein 1-like isoform X1, translating into MQSVAEQVKAPTDPQRNTNFKSEMYKINPFVYDSLYSSWFYLILLLIAIHDSQSAYGRGNQWSQYTQRPNFSRYKELKKVYEAKNLEFGFPSEEDRQKALRKELYIPDNPLPIDVDVYHPPSGEQPKIFVTIPRFGQGVPYSLAYLTNVVRPNGTELQPYPSYDWHKTHGDDCDGLTSVYRIQIDSCGKMWILDSGEIEFKQHCAPQLVVLDIATSKVVHRYRFPKGMFKPTISRFVTPYVDIADPAPKGACEEAFVYMADPTGTGFVVYDVQHERSWRVENKYTYPDPDFGTHTIAGESFELLDGTFGFAVTPRGLGLRRMLYLHSLSNDAQVAIPLDIVNDPTYWKSGINSALEHFVLLGKRGIQCAAPAMTAQGMFLCGHLEPIGLFGWDIRTPYTHQNRLLLAENPTTLQFISGLKVIRNLEGKEEVWMLSNRLQKGFSGTMNYDEINYRIAKCGVDELVFGRPC; encoded by the exons ATGCAGTCAGTAGCTGAGCAAGTCAAGGCACCAACAGATCCACAACGcaacacaaattttaaaagtgaaatgtacaaaataaaCCCATTTGTTTATGAttcatt GTATTCAAGCTGGTTTTATCTCATACTGCTTTTGATCGCCATCCATGACAGTCAGAGCGCTTACGGACGCGGCAATCAATGGAGTCAATACACACAACGCCCCAACTTTTCGAGATACAAGGAGTTGAAAAAAGTGTACGAGGCAAAAAATTTGGAGTTCGGATTTCCCAGCGAAGAGGACAGACAAAAAGCTTTACGTAAAGAGCTCTACATACCAGACAATCCACTGCCCATAGATGTGGATGTCTACCATCCGC CAAGTGGCGAGCAACCGAAGATATTCGTGACAATACCACGTTTCGGCCAAGGCGTGCCCTACTCGCTGGCCTATCTAACGAATGTGGTGCGCCCCAATGGCACCGAACTGCAACCCTATCCAAGCTACGACTGGCATAAAACGCATGGCGATGACTGTGATGGGCTTACCTCGGTGTACCGGATACAG ATCGACTCGTGTGGCAAAATGTGGATATTGGATAGCggtgaaattgaatttaaacaACACTGCGCGCCACAACTAGTGGTACTGGATATAGCCACCTCGAAGGTCGTGCATCGCTATCGTTTTCCCAAGGGCATGTTCAAGCCGACAATAAGCCGTTTCGTCACACCATATGTCGACATTGCAGATCCCGCACCGAAGGGTGCATGCGAGGAAGCTTTCGTTTATATGGCCGATCCCACCGGTACCGGTTTTGTGGTGTACGATGTGCAACATGAACGTTCATGGCGTGTGGAAAACAAGTACACATACCCCGATCCAGACTTTGGTACGCACACCATAGCCGGTGAGAGCTTCGAACTTTTGGATGGTACATTCGGTTTCGCGGTAACACCACGCGGTTTGGGTTTGCGACGCATGTTGTACCTGCATTCGCTGTCGAATGATGCACAAGTAGCCATTCCCTTGGATATTGTGAACGATCCCACCTACTGGAAGAGCGGTATCAATTCAGCTTTGGAGCATTTCGTGTTGTTGGGCAAACGTGGCATACAATGTGCGGCACCAGCCATGACCGCGCAGGGCATGTTTCTATGTGGACACCTAGAACCGATCGGTCTTTTCGGCTGGGATATTCGTACACCGTATACACATCAAAATCGCTTGTTGTTGGCTGAGAATCCAACAACGCTGCAGTTTATCAGCGGCTTAAAGGTGATAAGGAATTTAGAGGGCAAAGAAGAGGTTTGGATGCTGTCTAATCGCTTACAGAAGGGCTTCTCCGGCACCATGAATTACGATGAGATTAATTATCGCATTGCCAAATGCGGTGTCGACGAGTTGGTGTTCGGCAGACCTTGCTAG
- the LOC126758128 gene encoding protein yellow-like isoform X3 — translation MYSSWFYLILLLIAIHDSQSAYGRGNQWSQYTQRPNFSRYKELKKVYEAKNLEFGFPSEEDRQKALRKELYIPDNPLPIDVDVYHPPSGEQPKIFVTIPRFGQGVPYSLAYLTNVVRPNGTELQPYPSYDWHKTHGDDCDGLTSVYRIQIDSCGKMWILDSGEIEFKQHCAPQLVVLDIATSKVVHRYRFPKGMFKPTISRFVTPYVDIADPAPKGACEEAFVYMADPTGTGFVVYDVQHERSWRVENKYTYPDPDFGTHTIAGESFELLDGTFGFAVTPRGLGLRRMLYLHSLSNDAQVAIPLDIVNDPTYWKSGINSALEHFVLLGKRGIQCAAPAMTAQGMFLCGHLEPIGLFGWDIRTPYTHQNRLLLAENPTTLQFISGLKVIRNLEGKEEVWMLSNRLQKGFSGTMNYDEINYRIAKCGVDELVFGRPC, via the exons GTATTCAAGCTGGTTTTATCTCATACTGCTTTTGATCGCCATCCATGACAGTCAGAGCGCTTACGGACGCGGCAATCAATGGAGTCAATACACACAACGCCCCAACTTTTCGAGATACAAGGAGTTGAAAAAAGTGTACGAGGCAAAAAATTTGGAGTTCGGATTTCCCAGCGAAGAGGACAGACAAAAAGCTTTACGTAAAGAGCTCTACATACCAGACAATCCACTGCCCATAGATGTGGATGTCTACCATCCGC CAAGTGGCGAGCAACCGAAGATATTCGTGACAATACCACGTTTCGGCCAAGGCGTGCCCTACTCGCTGGCCTATCTAACGAATGTGGTGCGCCCCAATGGCACCGAACTGCAACCCTATCCAAGCTACGACTGGCATAAAACGCATGGCGATGACTGTGATGGGCTTACCTCGGTGTACCGGATACAG ATCGACTCGTGTGGCAAAATGTGGATATTGGATAGCggtgaaattgaatttaaacaACACTGCGCGCCACAACTAGTGGTACTGGATATAGCCACCTCGAAGGTCGTGCATCGCTATCGTTTTCCCAAGGGCATGTTCAAGCCGACAATAAGCCGTTTCGTCACACCATATGTCGACATTGCAGATCCCGCACCGAAGGGTGCATGCGAGGAAGCTTTCGTTTATATGGCCGATCCCACCGGTACCGGTTTTGTGGTGTACGATGTGCAACATGAACGTTCATGGCGTGTGGAAAACAAGTACACATACCCCGATCCAGACTTTGGTACGCACACCATAGCCGGTGAGAGCTTCGAACTTTTGGATGGTACATTCGGTTTCGCGGTAACACCACGCGGTTTGGGTTTGCGACGCATGTTGTACCTGCATTCGCTGTCGAATGATGCACAAGTAGCCATTCCCTTGGATATTGTGAACGATCCCACCTACTGGAAGAGCGGTATCAATTCAGCTTTGGAGCATTTCGTGTTGTTGGGCAAACGTGGCATACAATGTGCGGCACCAGCCATGACCGCGCAGGGCATGTTTCTATGTGGACACCTAGAACCGATCGGTCTTTTCGGCTGGGATATTCGTACACCGTATACACATCAAAATCGCTTGTTGTTGGCTGAGAATCCAACAACGCTGCAGTTTATCAGCGGCTTAAAGGTGATAAGGAATTTAGAGGGCAAAGAAGAGGTTTGGATGCTGTCTAATCGCTTACAGAAGGGCTTCTCCGGCACCATGAATTACGATGAGATTAATTATCGCATTGCCAAATGCGGTGTCGACGAGTTGGTGTTCGGCAGACCTTGCTAG